In Paenibacillus larvae subsp. larvae, the following proteins share a genomic window:
- a CDS encoding molybdenum cofactor biosynthesis protein gives MSYTIHIFAGLADLLGGSVISIQSTKQQMTAEELIREIGEQFPEASEALRNCFVAKNQAYAGPNELLSPDDEIALIPPVSGGRGEGTEGEHTSDSETPLYVITYEPIQVEEVTQKVIHPHHGAVLSFVGTTREFTNGQRTVLLEYEAYVPMALKTMEQIGTELAQRWPGTRCAITHRLGRVDLAEISVVIAVSSPHRAECYEASRYAIERLKQIVPIWKKEVWEDGSEWKGQQNGPWNPTAGIEDDEEVKRP, from the coding sequence ATGAGTTACACCATTCATATTTTTGCAGGTTTGGCTGATTTGCTCGGAGGTTCCGTCATTTCTATACAGAGCACCAAACAGCAAATGACGGCGGAAGAACTGATCCGGGAAATCGGTGAACAATTTCCTGAAGCGTCCGAAGCTCTTCGGAACTGCTTTGTTGCCAAGAATCAGGCCTATGCCGGACCGAACGAGTTGCTTTCACCAGACGACGAAATTGCCTTGATTCCTCCGGTTTCGGGCGGACGGGGGGAAGGAACGGAAGGTGAACATACTTCCGATTCGGAAACGCCCCTTTATGTTATAACTTACGAACCTATTCAGGTGGAAGAAGTTACTCAGAAAGTGATTCATCCCCATCATGGAGCCGTACTTTCTTTTGTCGGGACAACAAGGGAATTTACAAACGGACAGCGCACTGTACTGCTTGAATATGAAGCCTATGTGCCCATGGCTTTAAAGACCATGGAACAAATTGGAACGGAACTTGCTCAGCGCTGGCCGGGAACACGATGCGCTATTACCCATCGGCTGGGGCGGGTAGACCTGGCAGAGATTAGTGTAGTCATTGCCGTCTCTTCCCCGCACCGGGCTGAATGTTACGAAGCAAGCCGTTATGCCATTGAACGGTTGAAACAAATTGTTCCGATCTGGAAGAAAGAAGTATGGGAGGACGGCTCGGAATGGAAAGGCCAGCAAAACGGCCCATGGAATCCGACTGCGGGGATAGAGGATGATGAAGAGGTGAAGCGGCCATGA
- a CDS encoding sensor histidine kinase, with amino-acid sequence MNTGRKRYGRMAFFLLMNGLLTVMTSLLIVISIFAMMGVQLTDRVRLLPVFIFVLVVTTAFFVIIYWQGRWLRTEQQMLSNVFEHISDGVLVLNKYLEIVKSNPAARQLLQLPEDAKKISYCSLCSNYPGLEKLCDYDSCYVATHQHEPVEVQIRTPVSESASVTVTTSEYEDPDHGPMFILRVRKVGDERKEEQEKIAKMITRSILQAQENERKRISRELHDGIGQQLYIMMIHLGMIKAEAEGQDSIINPLGELEESTRLLIQDVRHLSAELRPSTLDDIGLVAALRNYIQDYSHKFGIQVHFAYEGSKERFPAPVETALYRICQEALINAAKYAQTENIHILLDREPDQARLSVQDFGVGFELKPGTARGVGLYSMEERAGILGGSVTITSQKTKGTKIEVRIPFTEGGDQ; translated from the coding sequence ATGAACACCGGCAGGAAAAGATACGGGAGGATGGCTTTCTTTTTATTGATGAACGGCTTGCTTACCGTCATGACTTCATTGTTGATCGTAATTTCCATTTTTGCCATGATGGGTGTCCAGTTGACGGATAGGGTACGGCTCCTGCCTGTATTTATATTTGTTCTGGTTGTCACGACGGCATTCTTCGTCATTATTTATTGGCAGGGTCGCTGGTTGCGTACGGAACAGCAAATGCTGAGCAATGTATTCGAACATATTTCAGATGGGGTGCTTGTCCTGAACAAGTATCTGGAGATTGTTAAATCCAATCCGGCAGCCCGTCAATTGCTTCAATTACCTGAGGATGCCAAGAAGATTTCTTATTGCTCTCTTTGTTCAAATTACCCAGGTCTTGAGAAATTATGCGATTACGATTCCTGTTATGTAGCCACTCACCAGCATGAGCCTGTGGAGGTACAGATACGGACTCCGGTCAGCGAATCAGCCTCCGTAACCGTAACAACATCCGAGTATGAAGATCCGGATCACGGACCCATGTTTATCTTGCGCGTGCGCAAAGTGGGGGATGAACGTAAGGAAGAACAGGAAAAAATAGCAAAAATGATCACTCGTTCGATTTTACAAGCACAGGAAAATGAACGGAAGCGGATTTCCCGGGAGCTTCATGACGGCATCGGACAGCAGCTTTATATTATGATGATTCATTTGGGAATGATTAAAGCGGAAGCGGAAGGGCAGGATTCTATCATAAATCCGCTTGGTGAATTGGAGGAATCTACACGATTGCTGATTCAGGATGTCCGTCATTTATCAGCTGAACTAAGGCCGTCAACTTTGGATGATATAGGGCTGGTGGCGGCTCTGCGAAATTATATTCAGGATTATAGCCACAAGTTCGGCATCCAGGTTCATTTTGCCTATGAAGGAAGCAAAGAACGTTTTCCCGCGCCTGTAGAGACGGCCTTATACCGGATTTGCCAGGAAGCACTGATCAATGCGGCTAAATATGCCCAGACGGAAAATATTCACATTTTGCTGGACCGGGAGCCGGATCAGGCCAGGTTGAGCGTTCAGGATTTTGGCGTAGGGTTTGAACTGAAACCCGGAACAGCACGTGGAGTCGGTCTTTATAGTATGGAAGAGCGTGCCGGTATTTTGGGAGGAAGTGTAACCATTACGTCACAAAAAACAAAAGGGACGAAAATTGAAGTGCGCATTCCATTTACGGAAGGAGGAGATCAGTAA
- a CDS encoding ThiF family adenylyltransferase: MKKTDEQIPGRYSRHMLFPPIGRAGQHRLMESRVVIVGMGALGSVLANHMVRAGIGYVRIIDRDIVEESNLQRQMLYDEEDAIQLVPKANAAADKLRRINSQVQIEPHVTDLHAVNAEDLLGGVDLILDGTDNFAVRFLINDVSVKHRIPWIYGGAVASRGVSLAILPGKTPCLRCLFRQAPVQGSAETCDTAGVIGGIIHVVASYQATEALKLLVGDTEHVNPSMMQWDLWYNQQSAIDVSKARRQDCPCCGEQRYDYLDAELEGETIQTLCGRNSVQVQPKIPSSLSLEEWEERLQGIGPVTRNKFLLKVELSPDFTLVVFQGGRVMVQGTDDPVTAKNLYCRYIGM, translated from the coding sequence ATGAAAAAAACGGATGAGCAAATTCCCGGACGTTATTCCCGCCATATGCTGTTTCCCCCTATTGGCCGGGCAGGTCAGCATCGTCTCATGGAGTCCAGAGTCGTTATAGTCGGCATGGGCGCGCTGGGTTCAGTCCTGGCCAACCATATGGTGCGGGCGGGTATTGGCTATGTACGCATTATCGACCGGGACATCGTCGAGGAAAGTAATCTTCAGCGGCAGATGCTCTACGATGAAGAGGACGCCATCCAGTTGGTGCCCAAGGCCAATGCTGCCGCGGACAAGCTGCGGCGAATTAATTCGCAGGTCCAAATCGAGCCCCATGTCACAGACTTGCATGCGGTTAATGCCGAGGACCTGTTGGGAGGTGTTGACCTGATCCTGGACGGTACCGATAATTTTGCCGTCCGATTTCTGATCAACGATGTCTCTGTGAAGCACCGTATCCCATGGATCTATGGCGGTGCTGTAGCATCCCGGGGCGTATCGCTTGCGATTCTCCCCGGTAAGACCCCCTGCCTCCGCTGCCTTTTCCGCCAGGCTCCTGTACAAGGAAGCGCGGAAACCTGTGATACGGCAGGCGTTATCGGAGGCATTATTCATGTAGTCGCGTCGTATCAGGCTACCGAAGCATTAAAGCTGCTGGTCGGAGATACAGAGCATGTAAATCCCTCTATGATGCAGTGGGACCTTTGGTATAACCAGCAGTCCGCCATTGATGTCTCCAAAGCCCGAAGGCAGGATTGCCCTTGCTGCGGGGAACAGCGTTACGACTATCTGGATGCCGAGCTGGAAGGGGAAACCATTCAGACGCTTTGCGGAAGAAACTCTGTACAGGTACAGCCAAAGATACCCAGTTCCCTAAGCCTGGAAGAATGGGAAGAACGCCTTCAGGGCATCGGTCCCGTCACACGCAACAAGTTCCTGTTAAAAGTTGAACTCAGCCCGGACTTTACCCTCGTGGTCTTCCAAGGCGGACGTGTAATGGTCCAGGGGACCGACGACCCTGTTACTGCCAAGAATCTGTACTGCCGTTATATAGGAATGTAA
- the mobB gene encoding molybdopterin-guanine dinucleotide biosynthesis protein B: protein MAKTASNPRVFQVVGYKNAGKTTLVCKLVHVLKTGGFRVGTVKHDAHQFEIDHPGKDTWQHREAGADAVAITSERQGQTCVIEQRYIPLPDLVEQISNRNQLDVVAVEGFKAEAYPKVAVIRNLEHLKLLNSLNHVKAIASWLPEREIRQLVPPAIPIVSIDDPDKLLAVLFSEEGNR, encoded by the coding sequence ATGGCCAAGACGGCTAGCAATCCCCGGGTGTTTCAAGTAGTAGGCTATAAAAATGCCGGTAAAACAACACTCGTCTGCAAACTGGTTCATGTCCTTAAAACAGGCGGTTTCCGGGTGGGAACGGTTAAACATGATGCCCATCAGTTTGAGATAGATCATCCCGGCAAAGATACTTGGCAGCACCGTGAAGCCGGAGCAGATGCCGTGGCTATTACTTCGGAACGGCAGGGACAAACCTGCGTCATCGAACAGCGATATATACCCCTTCCGGATCTGGTGGAACAGATAAGCAACCGCAACCAGCTCGATGTTGTGGCAGTGGAAGGGTTTAAAGCGGAAGCTTACCCCAAAGTAGCTGTCATCCGGAACCTGGAGCATCTGAAGCTGCTGAACTCCCTCAATCATGTCAAGGCTATTGCTTCCTGGCTGCCTGAGAGGGAAATCCGCCAGCTTGTTCCGCCCGCTATCCCGATTGTTTCCATCGATGACCCTGACAAGCTGCTGGCCGTTCTCTTCTCCGAAGAGGGGAATCGATGA
- the mobA gene encoding molybdenum cofactor guanylyltransferase — MRPDRGLAGVLVMGGENSRMGRPKGLVNIQGEPLFIRTLREMEKGCYERIIVTNTPWLYKPLLAEPVSMISDVYPGKGPLSGFHAVMHGSPSEFFWMVGCDMPFVSWEAGLLLWKKLLASRCKLAVPCLSGQIEPLHGIYHRSCLSGIERLLESGAQSGLIRWIRKESALFLKEADFNEAGIPLGFTDSFNTPDEFDRLMNSTGLRPSGGA, encoded by the coding sequence ATGAGACCGGACCGAGGTTTGGCGGGAGTCCTGGTCATGGGCGGTGAAAATTCGCGGATGGGAAGACCGAAGGGGCTTGTAAACATACAGGGTGAGCCGCTTTTTATCAGGACGTTGAGAGAGATGGAAAAGGGCTGCTATGAACGGATTATTGTCACTAACACGCCCTGGTTATACAAACCGTTACTGGCAGAACCCGTCTCCATGATTTCTGACGTTTATCCGGGAAAGGGTCCGCTCAGTGGATTTCATGCCGTTATGCACGGTTCCCCCAGCGAATTCTTTTGGATGGTGGGCTGTGATATGCCTTTCGTCTCGTGGGAGGCAGGGCTGCTGTTATGGAAGAAGCTGCTCGCTTCCCGCTGCAAACTGGCGGTTCCTTGTCTTTCCGGTCAAATTGAACCGCTCCACGGCATTTATCATAGGAGCTGCCTGTCCGGAATAGAGCGTCTGCTGGAATCCGGGGCACAGTCCGGCTTGATCCGGTGGATTCGGAAAGAGTCTGCCTTGTTTTTAAAAGAAGCGGATTTTAACGAAGCCGGTATACCTCTTGGATTTACCGATAGCTTTAATACTCCGGATGAGTTCGACCGGTTAATGAATAGTACGGGCTTACGTCCTTCAGGTGGAGCGTAA
- a CDS encoding response regulator codes for MNIRILLVDDHAVVRSGLKMLIDAQPDLKVVGEAADGVEAIRQALELKPHIVIMDLNMPNGRNGLYTTAELLRSMPEIKVIILTMHDDEEYLFQALKSGASGYVLKSSPGTELIQAIRQVYQGQAYLHHAAAKKVIEGYLQSASHDHTDAFQQLTDREKEILSLVAKGYTNKEVADLLSISAKTVENHKANIMDKLNLNTRRDLIRFAVKRGLLDFDD; via the coding sequence ATGAATATTCGGATTTTGCTGGTAGATGATCATGCCGTAGTCCGGAGCGGCCTTAAAATGCTGATTGATGCCCAACCTGATCTAAAGGTGGTCGGTGAAGCGGCCGACGGCGTGGAGGCGATCCGTCAGGCCCTCGAACTCAAGCCGCATATTGTCATTATGGATTTGAATATGCCGAACGGCCGGAACGGGCTGTACACGACCGCCGAGCTTCTGAGAAGCATGCCCGAGATCAAGGTTATCATTTTAACAATGCATGATGATGAAGAATATTTATTTCAGGCGCTCAAATCCGGGGCATCCGGCTATGTGCTCAAGTCCTCTCCGGGCACGGAACTGATCCAGGCTATCCGTCAGGTATATCAGGGCCAGGCTTATCTGCATCATGCGGCAGCCAAAAAGGTCATAGAAGGCTATTTGCAATCTGCTTCCCATGACCATACGGATGCATTTCAGCAATTAACGGACCGCGAGAAGGAAATTCTCAGTCTGGTGGCTAAAGGGTATACGAACAAGGAAGTTGCCGATCTTCTGTCAATCAGTGCCAAGACAGTAGAAAACCATAAAGCGAATATCATGGACAAACTGAACCTCAATACCAGAAGAGATCTGATCCGTTTTGCCGTTAAGAGAGGGCTTCTTGATTTTGATGACTGA
- a CDS encoding nitrate/nitrite transporter, which translates to MNRIKLQLPLQTLSLIAGFAVWGILSSLIPFIKEDIHLTPAQLSWVTAIPVVLGSLLRIPIGYLTNRYGARFVFSASFILLLPPVLFISYAGSFRDLILGGLFLGIGGAVFSVGVTSLPKYYPKERHGFVNGVFGMGNLGSAVSTFFAPVLANHLGWENTVRVYLILLAVFIVGNMFLGDPKEPKVKQSLTEQFKSVYKNEKLWYLCLFYFITFGVFVAFTVYLPNFLSSHFQLDKVDAGLRTAGFIILATLLRPVGGWLGDRFNAYKILMAVFAGLTLSGILLAFTPSLGLYTAGCLSIAVFAGIGNGAVFKLVPMYFSKQAGIANGIISAMGGLGGFFPPLILSGVFSLTGQYSIGFMLLSMAALSSMVIAVFLYQQGEGSRPDNSSSGSEGIYKSIKAGKR; encoded by the coding sequence ATGAATAGAATCAAACTGCAGCTTCCTCTTCAAACGCTCAGTCTGATCGCAGGTTTTGCAGTATGGGGAATTTTATCTTCCCTGATCCCTTTTATCAAAGAAGACATTCACCTAACTCCTGCGCAGCTCTCCTGGGTAACCGCAATCCCGGTAGTGCTCGGCTCCCTGCTGCGGATTCCCATTGGATATCTGACCAACCGGTATGGGGCGAGGTTTGTATTTTCTGCCAGCTTTATTTTGCTGCTGCCGCCAGTCCTGTTCATCAGCTACGCCGGTTCTTTCCGGGATTTGATTCTTGGGGGATTGTTTTTGGGTATTGGAGGTGCCGTGTTTTCTGTAGGTGTTACTTCCCTGCCTAAATATTATCCTAAGGAACGCCATGGTTTTGTAAACGGGGTCTTTGGCATGGGGAATCTTGGTTCTGCCGTTAGTACATTCTTTGCCCCCGTGTTGGCGAATCATCTGGGATGGGAAAATACCGTCCGGGTTTATCTGATTCTTCTGGCCGTGTTCATCGTAGGGAATATGTTCCTGGGAGATCCGAAAGAGCCGAAGGTGAAGCAGTCGCTGACCGAACAATTTAAGAGTGTTTATAAGAACGAAAAACTTTGGTATCTATGCCTGTTTTACTTTATTACCTTTGGCGTTTTCGTGGCCTTTACCGTTTATTTACCGAACTTCCTGTCCTCTCATTTTCAGCTGGACAAAGTGGATGCAGGGCTTCGTACTGCCGGGTTCATCATTTTGGCTACGCTGCTGAGACCTGTCGGGGGATGGCTGGGAGACCGGTTCAATGCATATAAAATATTAATGGCCGTTTTTGCTGGTCTTACCTTATCGGGGATCTTGCTTGCATTTACTCCTTCATTGGGGCTGTATACCGCCGGATGCTTGAGCATAGCGGTTTTTGCGGGAATCGGCAATGGTGCCGTCTTTAAACTGGTACCGATGTATTTCAGTAAGCAGGCCGGAATCGCCAACGGAATTATCTCCGCTATGGGAGGCCTTGGCGGATTTTTCCCTCCTCTCATTCTAAGCGGCGTTTTTTCTCTGACAGGACAATATTCCATCGGTTTCATGCTGCTGTCGATGGCGGCATTATCCAGCATGGTGATAGCTGTCTTTTTGTATCAGCAGGGGGAGGGTTCCAGGCCGGATAATTCCTCTAGTGGTTCAGAAGGCATCTATAAAAGCATAAAAGCGGGTAAAAGATAA
- a CDS encoding molybdopterin molybdotransferase MoeA, translating into MGRFEREALTVKEALERVMAHVPAGNLEKVKLEESIGRRLASDVHASHPVPHFRRSGMDGYAVRSSDTAGASAERPVLLEVVETVPCGSIAQRQLQPGQAARIMTGAAVPDEADAVIMFEMTASVQRNGRTYAAVRKEMRPGANVTPVAQEMPQGELILEAGRLIGAGEAALLAMFGHASVPVYKRPRVAIFATGTELLRVEEQLQAGRIRNSNGYMLAALVQEAGALPDIKVTIPDKVETAKSAILAAMDEYDLVLTTGGVSVGDYDVLYDMVANWDGKLLFNKLRMRPGSPTTAGIYKDRLLLALSGNPGACYVGFILFAKPVLLGMQGGSSLSSGNSGLISPPITERTTSLPVM; encoded by the coding sequence ATGGGGAGATTTGAACGGGAAGCTCTTACCGTTAAGGAAGCACTTGAGCGGGTAATGGCACATGTTCCGGCGGGGAACCTGGAGAAGGTGAAGCTGGAGGAAAGCATCGGCCGCAGGCTTGCGTCCGATGTCCATGCCTCCCACCCGGTCCCGCACTTCCGCCGGTCGGGGATGGACGGATATGCGGTACGGTCTTCCGATACCGCAGGAGCATCGGCCGAACGGCCGGTGCTCCTTGAAGTTGTCGAGACCGTCCCTTGCGGGTCCATAGCGCAGCGGCAGCTTCAACCGGGACAGGCTGCACGAATTATGACCGGCGCTGCGGTGCCGGATGAAGCTGATGCCGTCATCATGTTCGAGATGACGGCAAGCGTTCAGCGGAACGGCCGGACTTATGCCGCCGTCCGCAAAGAGATGCGCCCGGGTGCCAATGTGACACCCGTTGCACAGGAAATGCCTCAAGGAGAATTGATCCTTGAGGCAGGCAGGCTCATCGGCGCCGGAGAAGCGGCGCTGCTGGCCATGTTCGGGCACGCTTCAGTGCCCGTCTACAAGCGTCCGCGCGTAGCAATCTTCGCTACGGGTACGGAGCTGCTGCGCGTCGAAGAGCAGCTGCAGGCGGGCAGAATCCGTAACAGCAACGGCTATATGCTCGCTGCACTGGTGCAGGAAGCCGGCGCCTTGCCCGATATCAAGGTGACGATTCCCGATAAAGTGGAAACGGCGAAATCTGCCATCCTGGCCGCTATGGATGAGTACGATCTTGTCCTGACAACCGGCGGCGTTTCGGTTGGGGATTACGATGTTCTCTATGATATGGTGGCCAATTGGGATGGCAAGCTGCTTTTTAATAAGCTGCGAATGCGTCCCGGCAGCCCTACGACTGCCGGTATCTATAAAGACAGGCTATTGCTCGCTCTCTCTGGAAATCCCGGAGCCTGTTATGTTGGATTTATTCTTTTTGCCAAGCCGGTTTTACTGGGCATGCAGGGGGGAAGCAGCCTGTCCAGCGGGAACAGCGGGCTTATCTCGCCACCGATTACGGAAAGGACAACAAGTTTACCCGTTATGTGA
- a CDS encoding GAF domain-containing protein gives MNQPSQEQAFRHEACQKLLTLKGAWAVDVIALALYDRNRREIRWRIAYGASSEQYKAIAIRIGKGVAGTVLQTQRKLVVEAFPEEMPEDQMEYPIMMVERLRSAIVVPIKKDGEVYGVLLAGYRTRQSFTHDPVEACEQVAGEIAEASALYNLHGYTGEPLQEKQSSSLENYVQRLRRVETRITCQLLDQQVTKLADSIQIYLLEGLAQLFSELLEFQEDRIIVSMERKQGFLLSIDLMLNRKVQDPYYRLGWLIQRVQTLKGNVEMYNAPGEFYLVMNYHLGLLLEDPSWQVQAGESGKGNSFGGILPGE, from the coding sequence ATGAACCAACCTTCACAGGAGCAGGCCTTCCGACATGAGGCTTGTCAGAAGCTGCTCACCTTAAAAGGGGCATGGGCCGTAGATGTAATAGCCCTGGCTTTGTATGACCGGAACCGGCGGGAAATCCGCTGGCGCATTGCTTACGGGGCCTCCAGTGAACAATATAAGGCTATTGCCATCCGGATAGGAAAAGGAGTGGCCGGCACGGTACTGCAAACGCAAAGGAAGCTTGTGGTAGAAGCTTTCCCGGAAGAAATGCCCGAGGACCAAATGGAATATCCGATTATGATGGTGGAGCGGCTTCGTTCTGCTATCGTTGTGCCTATAAAGAAAGACGGGGAGGTATATGGGGTATTGCTGGCCGGTTACCGGACCCGGCAATCTTTTACACACGATCCCGTCGAAGCTTGCGAGCAGGTAGCCGGAGAAATTGCGGAGGCATCTGCACTTTATAACCTGCATGGTTATACGGGTGAACCCTTGCAGGAAAAGCAGTCATCCAGTCTGGAAAACTATGTGCAGCGGCTTCGCAGGGTGGAAACCCGGATTACCTGCCAGTTGTTGGACCAACAGGTGACCAAACTGGCCGATTCCATTCAGATTTATTTGCTGGAAGGGTTGGCACAGCTTTTCAGCGAACTCCTGGAATTTCAGGAAGATCGAATTATTGTCAGTATGGAACGAAAGCAAGGCTTTCTATTATCCATAGACCTGATGCTGAACCGGAAAGTACAGGACCCGTATTACCGGTTGGGCTGGTTGATCCAAAGGGTTCAAACATTAAAAGGCAATGTGGAAATGTACAATGCCCCGGGAGAATTCTATTTAGTCATGAACTATCACCTTGGCCTGCTCCTGGAGGACCCCTCCTGGCAGGTACAGGCCGGGGAAAGTGGAAAAGGTAATTCATTTGGGGGAATCCTTCCCGGGGAATGA
- a CDS encoding glutamine--tRNA ligase/YqeY domain fusion protein, with translation MENNNASSNFIKNIVIEDLKSGKVKEVVTRFPPEPNGYLHIGHAKAICLNFELADEFKGRTNLRFDDTNPLKEDAEYVKAIKEDVKWLGFDWDGLYFASDYFEEMYNRAVKLIRKGKAYVDDQSAEQIRETRGTLTEPGKESPYRNRPVEENLDLFERMRKGEFQNGEKVLRAKIDMASPNVNLRDPVIYRVSHATHHNTGDKWCIYPMYAFAHPLEDAIEGVTHSICTLEFEDQRPLYDWVIRECEMEHTPHQYEFARLNLTNSIMSKRYLKQLVEAGIVDGWDDPRMPTISGLRRRGYTPESIRNLCRETGVSKSNSVVDSKMLEHFIREDLKLKAPRTMGVLKPLKVVITNYPEGHVEMLDAEINPENPDMGIRQIPFSREIYIEQDDFMENPPKKYFRLFPGNEVRLKHAYFIKCNDVIKNEAGEIVEIHCTYDPETKSGTGFTGRKVKGTLHWVDASQAVPAEFRLYEPLVLDEDEPTGKPFMERINPNSLEVVHGFVEPNMKGAKVQDKFQFFRHGYFNVDPKDSTNNQLVFNLIVSLKSSFDPKAKV, from the coding sequence GTGGAGAATAACAACGCTTCGTCAAATTTTATAAAAAATATTGTGATAGAAGATTTGAAATCAGGCAAGGTCAAGGAAGTGGTTACCCGTTTTCCGCCTGAGCCTAACGGATATCTGCATATTGGACACGCCAAAGCCATCTGTCTGAACTTTGAACTGGCCGATGAATTTAAGGGAAGAACCAATCTTCGTTTTGATGATACCAATCCTTTAAAAGAAGATGCGGAATACGTAAAAGCAATCAAGGAAGACGTGAAATGGCTTGGATTTGATTGGGACGGACTTTACTTTGCCTCCGACTACTTTGAGGAGATGTACAACCGCGCCGTTAAGCTAATCCGGAAAGGAAAAGCCTATGTTGATGATCAAAGTGCCGAACAAATCCGCGAGACGCGTGGAACATTAACCGAACCCGGAAAGGAAAGCCCGTACCGGAACCGGCCTGTGGAGGAAAACCTGGATCTGTTCGAACGGATGCGCAAGGGTGAATTCCAGAACGGGGAGAAAGTGCTCCGGGCCAAGATCGATATGGCTTCTCCCAATGTAAACCTGCGTGACCCGGTTATTTATCGTGTGTCTCATGCTACCCACCACAATACCGGAGACAAGTGGTGCATCTATCCTATGTATGCTTTCGCCCACCCTCTGGAAGATGCTATCGAAGGCGTAACACATTCTATCTGCACATTGGAATTTGAAGATCAGCGTCCGTTGTATGACTGGGTAATCCGGGAGTGCGAAATGGAGCATACTCCGCATCAGTACGAATTTGCCCGCCTAAATCTGACCAACAGCATTATGAGCAAGCGCTATCTGAAGCAGCTCGTGGAAGCCGGCATCGTAGACGGGTGGGATGACCCGCGGATGCCGACGATTTCCGGCCTACGCCGGAGAGGGTATACACCGGAGTCAATCCGCAATCTCTGTAGGGAAACCGGTGTAAGCAAGAGCAACAGTGTTGTGGATTCGAAAATGCTGGAGCATTTTATCCGTGAAGATCTTAAGCTCAAAGCTCCGCGGACTATGGGGGTACTCAAGCCGCTGAAAGTAGTGATCACCAATTACCCGGAAGGGCACGTGGAGATGCTGGATGCAGAGATCAATCCTGAGAATCCGGACATGGGCATCAGACAAATTCCATTCTCCCGGGAAATTTACATTGAACAGGACGATTTCATGGAGAATCCTCCGAAAAAGTATTTCCGTCTGTTCCCGGGTAACGAAGTACGTCTGAAGCACGCTTACTTCATTAAGTGCAATGATGTGATTAAGAATGAGGCAGGGGAAATCGTGGAAATTCACTGTACCTACGATCCGGAGACCAAAAGCGGTACAGGTTTCACCGGAAGGAAAGTGAAGGGAACCCTTCATTGGGTAGACGCTTCACAGGCTGTTCCCGCCGAGTTCCGCTTGTACGAACCGCTTGTGCTGGATGAAGATGAGCCGACAGGAAAACCGTTCATGGAACGGATCAACCCAAATTCATTGGAAGTGGTGCACGGATTCGTAGAGCCGAACATGAAAGGGGCCAAGGTCCAGGACAAATTCCAATTCTTCCGCCACGGCTACTTCAATGTAGATCCTAAAGACAGCACGAATAACCAATTGGTCTTTAACCTGATCGTATCCCTAAAAAGCTCGTTTGATCCAAAGGCCAAAGTTTAA